One Euphorbia lathyris chromosome 1, ddEupLath1.1, whole genome shotgun sequence DNA segment encodes these proteins:
- the LOC136202306 gene encoding ADP-ribosylation factor-like protein 8c — MGLWDSLLNWLRSLFFKQEMELSLVGLQNAGKTSLVNAVATGGYSEDMIPTVGFNMRKVTKGNVTIKLWDLGGQRRFRTMWERYCRGVSAIVFVVDAADRDGVPISRSELHDLLTKPSLSGIPLLVLGNKIDKSEALSKQALVDQLGLESISDREVCCYMISCKDSINIDVVIDWLIKHSKTAK, encoded by the exons ATGGGTCTTTGGGATTCCCTTCTTAACTGGCTTCGGAG TTTATTCTTTAAACAGGAAATGGAGCTATCCCTTGTAGGCCTCCAAAATGCGGGAAAGACATCTCTTGTTAATGCAGTTGCT ACAGGAGGATACAGTGAGGACATGATTCCAACT GTTGGTTTCAACATGAGGAAAGTTACAAAAGGCAATGTGACAATAAAGCTGTGGGATCTTGGAGGGCAGCGCCGATTTCGTACTATGTGGGAGCGTTACTGTCGTGGGGTCTCTGCGATTGT GTTTGTTGTTGATGCTGCTGACAGAGACGGTGTTCCCATATCTCGAAGCGAGTTGCACGATCTCCTAACAAAACCTTCCTTAAGTGGAATTCCTCTGCTTGTTCTTGGAAACAAGATTGATAAGTCTGAAGCACTTTCGAAGCAAGCTTTGGTGGATCAACT GGGACTGGAATCAATTTCAGATAGAGAGGTGTGCTGTTATATGATATCGTGCAAGGACTCGATAAACATAGATGTTGTGATCGACTGGCTTATCAAGCACTCAAAAACAGCGAAATGA